The following proteins come from a genomic window of Microbacterium sp. JZ31:
- a CDS encoding SpoIIE family protein phosphatase yields the protein MTDLAGTDEAVERLGLMDTPPEERFDRITRLAQEVFDVDKVVMNVVNSATIYTKSQPDGSHFRHTPPEDSFCAETMKQDGVLEVPDGAEDPRFAHRGIVAEHGVRFYAGFPIRTEAGETVATLCLLDPSPGKLSDEDLDAFERFGRWAQAEIRHGDPAAFGAGDAQALPVAPSTDEDSTADGEVRVASLSIPFNRLSGDRSAWMQLEGKVVVTLADVMGKGPVASGLAEELIAALQERRDLDPVEALLSVEDQAREVPAYQETFATLFHAVIDTTTGVVDYVDAGHGLTLLLGADGTVTRLFSRNLPLGLRPGDVEWESGRVTVRPGDVIVSVSDGALDAYDSTLASLQMIAEDLRRARGVTNDFFVRLAVRVSEHTVDDDVTAMIVSIH from the coding sequence ATGACGGATCTGGCAGGCACGGACGAGGCCGTGGAACGGCTCGGCTTGATGGACACGCCGCCGGAGGAGCGCTTCGACCGCATCACGCGCCTCGCGCAGGAGGTGTTCGACGTGGACAAGGTGGTCATGAACGTCGTCAACTCCGCCACGATCTACACGAAGTCGCAGCCCGACGGCTCGCACTTCCGCCACACGCCTCCCGAGGACTCGTTCTGCGCCGAGACGATGAAGCAGGACGGCGTCCTCGAGGTCCCCGACGGCGCGGAGGACCCGCGCTTCGCGCACCGCGGGATCGTCGCCGAGCACGGGGTTCGCTTCTATGCGGGCTTCCCGATCCGCACCGAGGCGGGGGAGACGGTGGCGACGCTGTGCCTGCTCGACCCCAGCCCCGGCAAGCTGTCCGACGAGGACCTCGACGCGTTCGAGCGCTTCGGCAGGTGGGCGCAGGCCGAGATCCGGCACGGCGACCCCGCGGCGTTCGGGGCGGGGGACGCGCAGGCCCTCCCGGTGGCGCCGTCGACGGACGAGGACAGCACCGCCGACGGCGAGGTGCGGGTGGCGTCGCTCTCCATCCCGTTCAACCGGCTCAGCGGCGACCGCAGCGCCTGGATGCAGCTCGAGGGCAAGGTCGTCGTGACGCTCGCGGACGTCATGGGCAAGGGGCCCGTCGCCAGCGGTCTCGCCGAGGAGCTCATCGCGGCGCTGCAGGAGCGGCGCGACCTCGACCCGGTCGAGGCGCTGCTGTCGGTCGAGGACCAGGCGCGCGAGGTCCCGGCCTATCAGGAGACCTTCGCGACGCTCTTCCACGCCGTGATCGACACGACGACCGGCGTCGTCGACTACGTGGACGCCGGGCACGGTCTCACGCTGCTGCTCGGCGCGGACGGCACGGTCACGCGCCTGTTCTCGCGCAACCTGCCGCTTGGCCTGCGGCCGGGCGACGTGGAGTGGGAGTCCGGACGCGTCACAGTGCGGCCGGGCGATGTCATCGTGTCTGTCTCGGACGGCGCGCTCGACGCCTACGACTCCACGCTGGCCAGCCTGCAGATGATCGCCGAGGACCTGCGACGGGCGCGGGGCGTGACGAACGACTTCTTCGTCCGCCTCGCCGTGCGCGTCAGTGAGCACACGGTCGACGACGACGTGACCGCGATGATCGTCTCGATCCACTAG
- a CDS encoding FKBP-type peptidyl-prolyl cis-trans isomerase, with protein sequence MSADRTKPEFDAPQGPAPEELVIRDIIEGDGAEAKPGDTVTVHYAGVEYDTGEEFDSSWNRGESIQFPLRGLIQGWQDGIPGMKVGGRRELVIPPHLAYGPAGAGHFLSGKSLIFIIDLIDVA encoded by the coding sequence ATGAGCGCAGATCGCACCAAGCCCGAGTTCGACGCACCGCAGGGCCCCGCGCCCGAGGAGCTCGTCATCCGCGACATCATCGAGGGCGACGGCGCCGAGGCCAAGCCCGGCGACACCGTCACCGTCCACTACGCGGGCGTCGAGTACGACACCGGCGAGGAGTTCGACTCGTCGTGGAACCGCGGCGAGAGCATCCAGTTCCCGCTGCGCGGCCTGATCCAGGGCTGGCAGGACGGCATCCCCGGCATGAAGGTCGGCGGACGTCGCGAGCTGGTGATCCCGCCGCACCTGGCGTACGGCCCCGCCGGCGCCGGCCACTTCCTGAGCGGCAAGAGCCTGATCTTCATCATCGACCTGATCGACGTCGCCTGA
- a CDS encoding PrsW family intramembrane metalloprotease, which translates to MSYGTGLTPPHQQQFPTALAQRHHGAGAAITPAPSATVTLPVTSPKGRSPWVWLWPVLGLLGLALVAYFVTFLGAAASIIGLVAALIPYAVVIATVVLIDRWEPEPKGLVFFALAWGGIASIAFTLLFDLALTIVLPARGDFFSSVIQAPLVEEGFKALGLLLVFWMGRRAFDGPVDGVVYGAMIGAGFAFTENIQYFAISTIEGGVEALGFTFFLRAILSPFAHAMFTACTGFALGLAARRGLGSGPAIALAAIGYIAAVLLHALWNGASFVVGGGLIGFLGYYFVLQVPIFALFVWGIVMLRREEARLTRARLGDYAAAGWFTPQEVDMLATPAGRRAGKTWAARLPGGRGRLMATFIRDAAALAAARQRAISGRDPQAAYDEQVLLARITATRHALLSA; encoded by the coding sequence ATGTCGTACGGGACCGGCCTGACGCCGCCTCATCAGCAGCAGTTCCCGACGGCGCTCGCCCAGCGTCATCACGGCGCGGGCGCGGCGATCACGCCGGCGCCGTCCGCCACGGTCACGCTTCCCGTGACGTCGCCGAAGGGCCGCAGCCCGTGGGTCTGGCTCTGGCCCGTCCTCGGGCTGCTGGGCCTCGCGCTCGTGGCGTACTTCGTGACGTTCCTCGGTGCCGCGGCGTCGATCATCGGGCTCGTCGCCGCGCTGATCCCCTATGCGGTCGTGATCGCGACCGTCGTGCTGATCGACCGCTGGGAGCCCGAGCCCAAGGGGCTGGTGTTCTTCGCGCTCGCGTGGGGCGGCATCGCGTCCATCGCCTTCACGCTGCTGTTCGACCTCGCGCTCACGATCGTGCTCCCCGCGCGGGGCGACTTCTTCAGCTCCGTCATCCAGGCGCCGCTCGTGGAGGAGGGCTTCAAGGCCCTCGGCCTGCTGCTCGTGTTCTGGATGGGGCGCCGCGCGTTCGACGGGCCGGTCGACGGCGTCGTGTACGGCGCCATGATCGGCGCGGGCTTCGCCTTCACGGAGAACATCCAGTACTTCGCGATCTCGACGATCGAGGGCGGCGTGGAGGCCCTCGGCTTCACGTTCTTCCTGCGCGCGATCCTGTCGCCCTTCGCGCACGCCATGTTCACCGCCTGCACGGGCTTCGCGCTGGGCCTCGCGGCGCGCCGCGGCCTGGGGTCGGGCCCCGCGATCGCGCTCGCCGCGATCGGCTACATCGCCGCCGTGCTGCTGCACGCGCTGTGGAACGGCGCATCGTTCGTGGTGGGCGGCGGACTGATCGGCTTCCTCGGCTACTACTTCGTGCTGCAGGTGCCGATCTTCGCGCTGTTCGTGTGGGGGATCGTGATGCTGCGGCGCGAGGAGGCGCGCCTGACCCGCGCACGCCTGGGCGACTACGCCGCCGCCGGGTGGTTCACGCCGCAGGAGGTGGACATGCTCGCGACGCCCGCGGGACGGCGTGCGGGCAAGACCTGGGCGGCACGGCTGCCGGGCGGTCGCGGGCGCCTGATGGCGACGTTCATCCGCGACGCGGCGGCGCTCGCCGCAGCGCGCCAGCGGGCGATCTCGGGACGCGACCCGCAGGCCGCCTACGACGAGCAGGTGCTGCTGGCCCGCATCACGGCGACGCGCCACGCCCTGCTCTCGGCCTGA
- a CDS encoding YceI family protein, with protein MSIEIPGYRPGTYAIDPSHSEVGFSVRHMMISKVKGVFHVIEGTIVAPENPLEAKVTAKADVASINTKDEGRDQHLRSADFFDAESNPTIEFVSTGVRAEDGDFFVDGDLTIRGITKPVTFEIEFGGFGVDPWGNYKAGATGTAKIDREDFGLTWNAALETGGVLVGKDVTITLDLQGALQA; from the coding sequence ATGAGCATCGAGATCCCCGGCTACCGCCCCGGCACCTACGCGATCGACCCGTCGCACAGCGAGGTGGGCTTCAGCGTCCGCCACATGATGATCTCCAAGGTGAAGGGCGTCTTCCACGTGATCGAGGGCACGATCGTCGCCCCCGAGAACCCGCTCGAGGCGAAGGTCACGGCCAAGGCCGATGTCGCATCGATCAACACGAAGGACGAGGGTCGCGACCAGCACCTCCGCTCCGCCGACTTCTTCGACGCGGAGAGCAACCCGACCATCGAGTTCGTCTCCACCGGCGTCCGCGCGGAGGACGGCGACTTCTTCGTCGACGGCGACCTCACGATCCGCGGCATCACCAAGCCCGTGACGTTCGAGATCGAGTTCGGCGGCTTCGGCGTCGACCCGTGGGGCAACTACAAGGCGGGCGCGACCGGCACCGCCAAGATCGACCGCGAGGACTTCGGCCTGACCTGGAACGCGGCGCTCGAGACCGGCGGCGTGCTCGTCGGCAAGGACGTCACGATCACGCTCGACCTGCAGGGCGCTCTTCAGGCCTGA